A stretch of the Gossypium hirsutum isolate 1008001.06 chromosome D07, Gossypium_hirsutum_v2.1, whole genome shotgun sequence genome encodes the following:
- the LOC107953646 gene encoding uncharacterized protein isoform X4 produces MADDPEKRFHSIMDKLFHSSKSTTPFSSPPAPGTGGQRQLLRAKKRPVPSYTTAVEKPQHCLAASEAPLCRPWDRGDLLRRLSTFKSMTWFAKPKVVNAVNCARRGWVNVDMDIIACESCGARLLFSTPSSWTRQQVEKAALVFSLKLDSGHKLLCPWIDNTCDERLAEFPPSVPADLVDKFRERSDSLFQLIALPVISSLAIEFMRSPQLEQFLRQPLMLDCLKGNAEFSHLERIEDGSAVDSANLYYQAQKLLSLCGWEPRSLPYVVDCKDGQNQFVKDADILSSSQGVDYGLNLHLSFRPTDENENLEANKDFENSFGLQYDPKSVVLDCRLCGASVGLWAFSTVRRPVELFRLFGCEEVNPGVRDSGHESNACEVPFNSGSSSMEQSSNSKLTIAGGPPPTRQNFKARIYVPVIGESLRARLLYPKNTLVESNCNRIPGEIDCFNNSVNQLGVPLADLRTLNGKKDGQVNCNSKSSDQSPCSNYDVCSGDDTFRNVTPLEGTDFTAKESSPYTGIDDSNIGGQIESSQNLVLDSCQSNNFPEKVDNDRTCNLAVKNSDAMLVGESSVMTQGANVSPRNEGAEANDSSVMVTSEKYYPEQNAEPDKVCDKKNCFSNRDSTCVASCLEADVNVDGTNKMHSREDKTCSNSEEGVIAEVQAVQNNKVLSCPKGKDLKRLHMDKISEFDPIRQHRHFCPWIAPMSGGAPGWQQTLSALLYGKDFPHSSPVYSTSTVSMIKVDDPIASVRKLFMSPTAKRTKITRE; encoded by the exons ATGGCCGACGATCCAGAGAAGAGGTTTCATTCGATCATGGACAAGCTCTTCCATTCTTCTAAATCTACCACTCCCTTCTCCAG TCCTCCGGCACCGGGAACGGGAGGACAAAGACAACTATTACGGGCGAAGAAACGACCCGTTCCATCGTACACTACAGCAGTGGAAAAGCCGCAGCACTGCTTAGCTGCGTCTGAAGCTCCACTTTGCAGACCATGGGATAGAGGAGATCTTTTGAGGAGGTTATCAACTTTCAAATCCATGACTTGGTTTGCTAAGCCCAAG GTAGTAAATGCTGTTAATTGTGCTAGGAGAGGTTGGGTCAATGTAGATATGGACATTATAGCCTGTGAATCATGTGGAGCACGTCTCCTGTTTTCTACTCCATCTTCTTGGACACGGCAGCAAG TTGAGAAGGCAGCCTTGGTATTTAGCTTAAAGCTGGATAGTGGACACAAATTGCTTTGCCCTTGGATTGATAATACCTGTGATGAAAGATTGGCTGAATTTCCTCCTTCTGTGCCTGCTGATTTAGTTGATAAATTCCGGGAGAGATCCGACTCACTCTTTCAACTTATAGCTCTTCCTGTTATTTCATCTTTGGCCATTGAATTTATGAGAAGCCCTCAGCTTGAACAATTTCTCAGACAACCCTTAATGCTGGATTGTCTGAAAGGGAATGCTGAATTTTCTCATTTAGAAAGGATAGAAGATGGTTCTGCAGTGGATTCTGCCAACTTGTATTATCAG GCTCAAAAGCTTTTAAGTCTTTGTGGCTGGGAACCACGTTCACTACCTTATGTAGTTGACTGCAAGGATGGTCAGAATCAGTTTGTTAAAGATGCTGATATTTTGAGTTCATCCCAGGGAGTTGATTATGGACTAAATTTGCATCTCAGCTTCCGTCCAACTGATGAAAATGAGAATTTGGAGGCAAATAAAGACTTTGAAAATTCTTTTGGATTGCAGTATGATCCCAAATCTGTTGTTTTAGATTGCAGGCTTTGTGGCGCGAGTGTTGGATTATGGGCTTTCTCCACTGTCCGACGGCCTGTAGAGTTATTCAGATTATTTGGATGCGAGGAAGTCAATCCTGGAGTCCGCGATTCTGGCCATGAAAGCAATGCCTGTGAGGTTCCTTTTAATAGTGGGTCATCATCTATGGAGCAATcttcaaattcaaaattaactatagCTGGGGGTCCTCCACCAACACGACAAAACTTTAAAGCAAGAATCTATGTACCTGTTATTGGCGAGAGTTTAAGGGCTAGACTTTTGTATCCAAAAAATACTCTAGTAGAATCCAATTGTAATAGGATTCCGGGAGAAATAGATTGTTTCAATAATAGTGTTAATCAGCTAGGTGTTCCGTTAGCGGACTTGAGAActttaaatggaaaaaaagatGGTCAAGTGAATTGTAATTCTAAAAGCAGTGATCAGTCTCCTTGTTCAAACTATGATGTTTGTTCAGGAGATGATACTTTTAGAAACGTCACACCGTTGGAAGGAACCGACTTCACTGCAAAAGAAAGTTCTCCTTATACTGGTATAGATGATTCTAATATTGGGGGTCAAATAGAGAGTTCTCAGAATTTAGTCCTAGATTCTTGCCAAAGTAATAACTTTCCTGAAAAGGTAGACAATGATAGAACTTGCAACTTAGCAGTAAAGAACTCTGATGCTATGCTTGTTGGTGAGTCTTCTGTTATGACTCAAGGTGCTAATGTTTCCCCTAGAAATGAAGGAGCTGAGGCTAATGATTCATCAGTTATGGTTACATCTGAAAAGTACTATCCAGAACAAAATGCAGAACCAGATAAGgtttgtgataaaaaaaattgtttttctaATCGAGACTCTACATGTGTTGCCTCTTGCTTGGAAGCTGATGTAAATGTTGATGGCACAAACAAGATGCACTCCAGAGAAGACAAAACTTGTTCCAACAGCGAGGAAGGAGTGATTGCTGAAGTCCAGGCTGTACAAAACAATAAGGTCTTATCCTGTCCCAAAG GAAAGGATCTAAAGCGACTACATATGGATAAAATATCAGAGTTTGATCCGATCAGGCAGCACAGGCATTTTTGTCCATGGATTGCACCAATGAGTGGTGGGGCACCTGGATGGCAACAAACATTATCTGCTTTGCTTTATGGGAAAGATTTTCCTCATTCTTCACCTGTGTATTCTACTTCAACCGTCTCCATGATTAAG GTTGATGATCCCATTGCCTCAGTTAGAAAGCTTTTCATGTCCCCTACGGCCAAAAGAACTAAAATCACTCGAGAATGA
- the LOC107953646 gene encoding uncharacterized protein isoform X1: protein MADDPEKRFHSIMDKLFHSSKSTTPFSSSPPAPGTGGQRQLLRAKKRPVPSYTTAVEKPQHCLAASEAPLCRPWDRGDLLRRLSTFKSMTWFAKPKVVNAVNCARRGWVNVDMDIIACESCGARLLFSTPSSWTRQQVEKAALVFSLKLDSGHKLLCPWIDNTCDERLAEFPPSVPADLVDKFRERSDSLFQLIALPVISSLAIEFMRSPQLEQFLRQPLMLDCLKGNAEFSHLERIEDGSAVDSANLYYQAQKLLSLCGWEPRSLPYVVDCKDGQNQFVKDADILSSSQGVDYGLNLHLSFRPTDENENLEANKDFENSFGLQYDPKSVVLDCRLCGASVGLWAFSTVRRPVELFRLFGCEEVNPGVRDSGHESNACEVPFNSGSSSMEQSSNSKLTIAGGPPPTRQNFKARIYVPVIGESLRARLLYPKNTLVESNCNRIPGEIDCFNNSVNQLGVPLADLRTLNGKKDGQVNCNSKSSDQSPCSNYDVCSGDDTFRNVTPLEGTDFTAKESSPYTGIDDSNIGGQIESSQNLVLDSCQSNNFPEKVDNDRTCNLAVKNSDAMLVGESSVMTQGANVSPRNEGAEANDSSVMVTSEKYYPEQNAEPDKVCDKKNCFSNRDSTCVASCLEADVNVDGTNKMHSREDKTCSNSEEGVIAEVQAVQNNKVLSCPKVNNKSEQLMCLHFPGKDLKRLHMDKISEFDPIRQHRHFCPWIAPMSGGAPGWQQTLSALLYGKDFPHSSPVYSTSTVSMIKVDDPIASVRKLFMSPTAKRTKITRE from the exons ATGGCCGACGATCCAGAGAAGAGGTTTCATTCGATCATGGACAAGCTCTTCCATTCTTCTAAATCTACCACTCCCTTCTCCAG tAGTCCTCCGGCACCGGGAACGGGAGGACAAAGACAACTATTACGGGCGAAGAAACGACCCGTTCCATCGTACACTACAGCAGTGGAAAAGCCGCAGCACTGCTTAGCTGCGTCTGAAGCTCCACTTTGCAGACCATGGGATAGAGGAGATCTTTTGAGGAGGTTATCAACTTTCAAATCCATGACTTGGTTTGCTAAGCCCAAG GTAGTAAATGCTGTTAATTGTGCTAGGAGAGGTTGGGTCAATGTAGATATGGACATTATAGCCTGTGAATCATGTGGAGCACGTCTCCTGTTTTCTACTCCATCTTCTTGGACACGGCAGCAAG TTGAGAAGGCAGCCTTGGTATTTAGCTTAAAGCTGGATAGTGGACACAAATTGCTTTGCCCTTGGATTGATAATACCTGTGATGAAAGATTGGCTGAATTTCCTCCTTCTGTGCCTGCTGATTTAGTTGATAAATTCCGGGAGAGATCCGACTCACTCTTTCAACTTATAGCTCTTCCTGTTATTTCATCTTTGGCCATTGAATTTATGAGAAGCCCTCAGCTTGAACAATTTCTCAGACAACCCTTAATGCTGGATTGTCTGAAAGGGAATGCTGAATTTTCTCATTTAGAAAGGATAGAAGATGGTTCTGCAGTGGATTCTGCCAACTTGTATTATCAG GCTCAAAAGCTTTTAAGTCTTTGTGGCTGGGAACCACGTTCACTACCTTATGTAGTTGACTGCAAGGATGGTCAGAATCAGTTTGTTAAAGATGCTGATATTTTGAGTTCATCCCAGGGAGTTGATTATGGACTAAATTTGCATCTCAGCTTCCGTCCAACTGATGAAAATGAGAATTTGGAGGCAAATAAAGACTTTGAAAATTCTTTTGGATTGCAGTATGATCCCAAATCTGTTGTTTTAGATTGCAGGCTTTGTGGCGCGAGTGTTGGATTATGGGCTTTCTCCACTGTCCGACGGCCTGTAGAGTTATTCAGATTATTTGGATGCGAGGAAGTCAATCCTGGAGTCCGCGATTCTGGCCATGAAAGCAATGCCTGTGAGGTTCCTTTTAATAGTGGGTCATCATCTATGGAGCAATcttcaaattcaaaattaactatagCTGGGGGTCCTCCACCAACACGACAAAACTTTAAAGCAAGAATCTATGTACCTGTTATTGGCGAGAGTTTAAGGGCTAGACTTTTGTATCCAAAAAATACTCTAGTAGAATCCAATTGTAATAGGATTCCGGGAGAAATAGATTGTTTCAATAATAGTGTTAATCAGCTAGGTGTTCCGTTAGCGGACTTGAGAActttaaatggaaaaaaagatGGTCAAGTGAATTGTAATTCTAAAAGCAGTGATCAGTCTCCTTGTTCAAACTATGATGTTTGTTCAGGAGATGATACTTTTAGAAACGTCACACCGTTGGAAGGAACCGACTTCACTGCAAAAGAAAGTTCTCCTTATACTGGTATAGATGATTCTAATATTGGGGGTCAAATAGAGAGTTCTCAGAATTTAGTCCTAGATTCTTGCCAAAGTAATAACTTTCCTGAAAAGGTAGACAATGATAGAACTTGCAACTTAGCAGTAAAGAACTCTGATGCTATGCTTGTTGGTGAGTCTTCTGTTATGACTCAAGGTGCTAATGTTTCCCCTAGAAATGAAGGAGCTGAGGCTAATGATTCATCAGTTATGGTTACATCTGAAAAGTACTATCCAGAACAAAATGCAGAACCAGATAAGgtttgtgataaaaaaaattgtttttctaATCGAGACTCTACATGTGTTGCCTCTTGCTTGGAAGCTGATGTAAATGTTGATGGCACAAACAAGATGCACTCCAGAGAAGACAAAACTTGTTCCAACAGCGAGGAAGGAGTGATTGCTGAAGTCCAGGCTGTACAAAACAATAAGGTCTTATCCTGTCCCAAAG TTAATAACAAGAGTGAGCAACTGATGTGCCTCCATTTTCCAGGAAAGGATCTAAAGCGACTACATATGGATAAAATATCAGAGTTTGATCCGATCAGGCAGCACAGGCATTTTTGTCCATGGATTGCACCAATGAGTGGTGGGGCACCTGGATGGCAACAAACATTATCTGCTTTGCTTTATGGGAAAGATTTTCCTCATTCTTCACCTGTGTATTCTACTTCAACCGTCTCCATGATTAAG GTTGATGATCCCATTGCCTCAGTTAGAAAGCTTTTCATGTCCCCTACGGCCAAAAGAACTAAAATCACTCGAGAATGA
- the LOC107953646 gene encoding uncharacterized protein isoform X2 — protein sequence MADDPEKRFHSIMDKLFHSSKSTTPFSSPPAPGTGGQRQLLRAKKRPVPSYTTAVEKPQHCLAASEAPLCRPWDRGDLLRRLSTFKSMTWFAKPKVVNAVNCARRGWVNVDMDIIACESCGARLLFSTPSSWTRQQVEKAALVFSLKLDSGHKLLCPWIDNTCDERLAEFPPSVPADLVDKFRERSDSLFQLIALPVISSLAIEFMRSPQLEQFLRQPLMLDCLKGNAEFSHLERIEDGSAVDSANLYYQAQKLLSLCGWEPRSLPYVVDCKDGQNQFVKDADILSSSQGVDYGLNLHLSFRPTDENENLEANKDFENSFGLQYDPKSVVLDCRLCGASVGLWAFSTVRRPVELFRLFGCEEVNPGVRDSGHESNACEVPFNSGSSSMEQSSNSKLTIAGGPPPTRQNFKARIYVPVIGESLRARLLYPKNTLVESNCNRIPGEIDCFNNSVNQLGVPLADLRTLNGKKDGQVNCNSKSSDQSPCSNYDVCSGDDTFRNVTPLEGTDFTAKESSPYTGIDDSNIGGQIESSQNLVLDSCQSNNFPEKVDNDRTCNLAVKNSDAMLVGESSVMTQGANVSPRNEGAEANDSSVMVTSEKYYPEQNAEPDKVCDKKNCFSNRDSTCVASCLEADVNVDGTNKMHSREDKTCSNSEEGVIAEVQAVQNNKVLSCPKVNNKSEQLMCLHFPGKDLKRLHMDKISEFDPIRQHRHFCPWIAPMSGGAPGWQQTLSALLYGKDFPHSSPVYSTSTVSMIKVDDPIASVRKLFMSPTAKRTKITRE from the exons ATGGCCGACGATCCAGAGAAGAGGTTTCATTCGATCATGGACAAGCTCTTCCATTCTTCTAAATCTACCACTCCCTTCTCCAG TCCTCCGGCACCGGGAACGGGAGGACAAAGACAACTATTACGGGCGAAGAAACGACCCGTTCCATCGTACACTACAGCAGTGGAAAAGCCGCAGCACTGCTTAGCTGCGTCTGAAGCTCCACTTTGCAGACCATGGGATAGAGGAGATCTTTTGAGGAGGTTATCAACTTTCAAATCCATGACTTGGTTTGCTAAGCCCAAG GTAGTAAATGCTGTTAATTGTGCTAGGAGAGGTTGGGTCAATGTAGATATGGACATTATAGCCTGTGAATCATGTGGAGCACGTCTCCTGTTTTCTACTCCATCTTCTTGGACACGGCAGCAAG TTGAGAAGGCAGCCTTGGTATTTAGCTTAAAGCTGGATAGTGGACACAAATTGCTTTGCCCTTGGATTGATAATACCTGTGATGAAAGATTGGCTGAATTTCCTCCTTCTGTGCCTGCTGATTTAGTTGATAAATTCCGGGAGAGATCCGACTCACTCTTTCAACTTATAGCTCTTCCTGTTATTTCATCTTTGGCCATTGAATTTATGAGAAGCCCTCAGCTTGAACAATTTCTCAGACAACCCTTAATGCTGGATTGTCTGAAAGGGAATGCTGAATTTTCTCATTTAGAAAGGATAGAAGATGGTTCTGCAGTGGATTCTGCCAACTTGTATTATCAG GCTCAAAAGCTTTTAAGTCTTTGTGGCTGGGAACCACGTTCACTACCTTATGTAGTTGACTGCAAGGATGGTCAGAATCAGTTTGTTAAAGATGCTGATATTTTGAGTTCATCCCAGGGAGTTGATTATGGACTAAATTTGCATCTCAGCTTCCGTCCAACTGATGAAAATGAGAATTTGGAGGCAAATAAAGACTTTGAAAATTCTTTTGGATTGCAGTATGATCCCAAATCTGTTGTTTTAGATTGCAGGCTTTGTGGCGCGAGTGTTGGATTATGGGCTTTCTCCACTGTCCGACGGCCTGTAGAGTTATTCAGATTATTTGGATGCGAGGAAGTCAATCCTGGAGTCCGCGATTCTGGCCATGAAAGCAATGCCTGTGAGGTTCCTTTTAATAGTGGGTCATCATCTATGGAGCAATcttcaaattcaaaattaactatagCTGGGGGTCCTCCACCAACACGACAAAACTTTAAAGCAAGAATCTATGTACCTGTTATTGGCGAGAGTTTAAGGGCTAGACTTTTGTATCCAAAAAATACTCTAGTAGAATCCAATTGTAATAGGATTCCGGGAGAAATAGATTGTTTCAATAATAGTGTTAATCAGCTAGGTGTTCCGTTAGCGGACTTGAGAActttaaatggaaaaaaagatGGTCAAGTGAATTGTAATTCTAAAAGCAGTGATCAGTCTCCTTGTTCAAACTATGATGTTTGTTCAGGAGATGATACTTTTAGAAACGTCACACCGTTGGAAGGAACCGACTTCACTGCAAAAGAAAGTTCTCCTTATACTGGTATAGATGATTCTAATATTGGGGGTCAAATAGAGAGTTCTCAGAATTTAGTCCTAGATTCTTGCCAAAGTAATAACTTTCCTGAAAAGGTAGACAATGATAGAACTTGCAACTTAGCAGTAAAGAACTCTGATGCTATGCTTGTTGGTGAGTCTTCTGTTATGACTCAAGGTGCTAATGTTTCCCCTAGAAATGAAGGAGCTGAGGCTAATGATTCATCAGTTATGGTTACATCTGAAAAGTACTATCCAGAACAAAATGCAGAACCAGATAAGgtttgtgataaaaaaaattgtttttctaATCGAGACTCTACATGTGTTGCCTCTTGCTTGGAAGCTGATGTAAATGTTGATGGCACAAACAAGATGCACTCCAGAGAAGACAAAACTTGTTCCAACAGCGAGGAAGGAGTGATTGCTGAAGTCCAGGCTGTACAAAACAATAAGGTCTTATCCTGTCCCAAAG TTAATAACAAGAGTGAGCAACTGATGTGCCTCCATTTTCCAGGAAAGGATCTAAAGCGACTACATATGGATAAAATATCAGAGTTTGATCCGATCAGGCAGCACAGGCATTTTTGTCCATGGATTGCACCAATGAGTGGTGGGGCACCTGGATGGCAACAAACATTATCTGCTTTGCTTTATGGGAAAGATTTTCCTCATTCTTCACCTGTGTATTCTACTTCAACCGTCTCCATGATTAAG GTTGATGATCCCATTGCCTCAGTTAGAAAGCTTTTCATGTCCCCTACGGCCAAAAGAACTAAAATCACTCGAGAATGA